One segment of Chitinispirillales bacterium DNA contains the following:
- a CDS encoding class II aldolase/adducin family protein: protein MDEGYIKYQAEHEQTNNFKLSQNYVFLAQELIKTRDYLHSLGLIGVYSNGIGFGNCSFRTKENEFVITGSATGEIKNMSLCHLCIVKNFDINKNKVYSKGAISASSESMTHGAVYSAQSAANCVLHIHSKKMFDFMKTNNHNFTEQSILYGTPAMAKAVMGEVKKINSPYGIIVMLGHEEGVISFGEDISSALAQITSVYELSC, encoded by the coding sequence ATGGACGAAGGATATATAAAATATCAAGCCGAACATGAACAAACAAATAATTTTAAATTATCGCAAAATTATGTTTTTCTTGCCCAAGAATTAATAAAAACGCGTGATTATTTGCACTCTTTAGGCTTAATAGGAGTTTATTCAAACGGTATAGGATTTGGAAATTGCAGTTTTAGAACAAAAGAAAACGAATTCGTAATAACCGGTTCGGCGACGGGAGAAATAAAAAATATGTCGTTATGCCATTTATGTATCGTAAAAAATTTCGACATAAACAAAAATAAAGTTTATTCAAAAGGCGCGATTTCAGCAAGTTCGGAATCAATGACACACGGTGCGGTTTATTCGGCGCAAAGTGCGGCGAACTGCGTTTTACACATTCACAGTAAGAAAATGTTTGATTTTATGAAAACGAACAATCACAATTTTACGGAGCAAAGCATTCTATACGGAACGCCGGCAATGGCAAAAGCGGTTATGGGCGAAGTGAAAAAAATAAACTCTCCGTACGGAATAATCGTGATGCTAGGACATGAAGAGGGGGTGATTTCTTTTGGCGAAGATATTTCTTCTGCGCTCGCTCAAATTACAAGCGTTTATGAATTGTCTTGCTGA
- a CDS encoding 2-isopropylmalate synthase translates to MKEDWFIAGKYKQFTAVDLKDRTWVNNRISKAPLWCAVDLRDGNQAIYNPMTKEKKRIFFNKLLEIGFKAIEVGFPSASQTEFDFARMLIDEKMIPDDVSIQVLVQARKHLVDRTFEALDGAKNVTIHLYNSTSPAQRRDVFMKEKPEIIDIATSGTQMIIDSMKNFSGNVQFEYSPESFSLTELDFSAQISNAVIDVWDPKVRGKMILNLPTTVECALPNVYADQIEWMCKNINQRENVLVSLHTHNDRGTGVASTELGLLAGADRVEGTLFGNGERTGNADILTIALNMFSQGVHPQLDFSDVDSIREIYEKCTEMKIYPRQPYAGDMVFTAFSGSHQDAIAKGMKLRKRENRLLWDVPYLPIDPKDVGRDYEAIVVINSQSGKGGASFILEHYGGFNVPKPMQVEVGRIVQREADELKRVLENDEIISLFKKEFVNREDKVSLLSMTPKRDKKDEDGKENISLEARLKIDEKEIIAHDKGDGVINALSKIFAKNGFTFHLGTYEEHAMSEGSAATAAAYISIETCDGKTYFGAGVDTDILWASANALCSAVNRAFQQDNS, encoded by the coding sequence ATGAAAGAAGATTGGTTTATTGCCGGAAAATATAAGCAATTTACGGCAGTGGATTTGAAAGACAGAACTTGGGTAAATAACAGAATCTCAAAAGCGCCGCTTTGGTGTGCGGTTGATTTACGGGATGGGAATCAGGCGATTTACAATCCTATGACCAAAGAAAAAAAACGTATATTTTTCAACAAACTGCTTGAAATCGGGTTCAAAGCCATAGAAGTAGGATTCCCCTCCGCATCGCAGACGGAATTTGATTTTGCACGGATGCTCATTGACGAAAAAATGATTCCAGACGATGTTTCGATTCAGGTTTTGGTTCAGGCTCGAAAGCATCTTGTAGATAGAACGTTTGAGGCGCTTGACGGAGCGAAAAACGTCACAATTCATTTGTATAATTCAACTTCTCCGGCGCAGCGCCGCGATGTTTTTATGAAAGAAAAACCGGAAATTATAGATATAGCGACAAGCGGAACGCAAATGATTATTGATTCGATGAAAAATTTTAGCGGAAACGTGCAATTTGAATATTCTCCGGAAAGTTTTTCGCTTACCGAACTTGATTTTTCGGCGCAAATCAGCAATGCTGTTATTGATGTCTGGGATCCGAAAGTTCGCGGGAAAATGATTCTGAATCTTCCGACAACCGTCGAATGTGCGCTGCCAAACGTTTATGCCGACCAAATTGAGTGGATGTGTAAAAATATAAATCAGCGAGAAAATGTTTTGGTTTCTCTTCATACTCATAACGACCGCGGAACCGGCGTAGCAAGTACGGAACTTGGACTTTTGGCAGGCGCGGACAGGGTTGAAGGAACGCTTTTCGGCAACGGTGAGCGAACGGGCAACGCCGATATTTTGACAATCGCTTTGAATATGTTTTCACAGGGAGTTCATCCGCAATTGGATTTTAGCGACGTAGATTCGATTCGCGAAATTTACGAAAAATGTACCGAAATGAAAATTTATCCGCGCCAGCCATACGCGGGCGATATGGTTTTCACGGCGTTTTCAGGAAGTCATCAGGACGCTATCGCTAAAGGAATGAAACTTCGCAAGCGCGAAAATCGTTTGCTTTGGGACGTACCTTATCTTCCGATTGACCCCAAAGACGTCGGTCGCGACTACGAGGCGATTGTTGTCATAAATTCACAGTCGGGTAAAGGCGGAGCGTCGTTTATTTTGGAACATTACGGCGGGTTTAACGTTCCCAAACCTATGCAGGTCGAAGTCGGACGAATTGTACAGCGCGAGGCTGACGAGCTTAAAAGAGTTCTTGAAAACGACGAGATTATTTCGCTTTTCAAGAAAGAATTTGTCAATCGTGAAGATAAAGTTTCATTGCTCTCAATGACTCCGAAACGCGACAAAAAAGATGAAGACGGCAAAGAAAATATTTCGCTTGAAGCGCGGCTTAAAATAGATGAAAAAGAAATAATCGCCCACGATAAAGGCGACGGAGTTATAAACGCCCTGTCAAAGATTTTTGCTAAAAACGGGTTTACTTTTCATTTGGGAACTTATGAGGAACATGCAATGAGCGAAGGAAGTGCGGCTACGGCGGCGGCTTACATAAGCATAGAAACCTGCGACGGCAAAACTTATTTTGGCGCAGGGGTTGATACTGATATTTTGTGGGCGAGCGCAAACGCGCTTTGCTCTGCGGTTAATCGGGCTTTTCAGCAAGACAATTCATAA
- a CDS encoding Do family serine endopeptidase, which produces MLKNKFLLEHAAIVVAVAGLLNGCFSAGSEKLPKKGSVDFGAKEPPVVNISPEFTNFKTIFADIAEKVIPTVVSITSTQIDTIYYRSNPFDMFGFGFPFDDSRQRQQPQARERRQSGVGSGVIVSGDGYILTNSHVVNGANEIKVKLYDDTEYSAKIIGVDTLSDVAVVKISSDIKNLPVAYLGNSGKLRPGDWVMAIGNPFNLSSTVTTGIVSALGRYTETQQYQNFIQTDAAINPGNSGGALVNIEGELIGINTMIYTRSGGYMGIGFAIPISMAKDIMEQLIYTGEVKRGWLGVSIGNIDQSMNDALGLKEKGVLINEVFDNEPAQKAGIESGDVVVSLDGKKTPNANELRNIVATLSSGKKYPIEIIRNGKKITLMVTPSVRGENQNLAIGEKEESTTDNKTLGISLKESGKGAVIVESVDEKKSAAKSGIRSGDIILSIKTSPDKPFVEINSVKDFNKEIKDIKGDFFVLRLNRNGEKFFVSVKIQK; this is translated from the coding sequence ATGTTAAAAAATAAGTTTTTATTAGAACATGCGGCGATAGTCGTAGCGGTCGCCGGACTTTTAAACGGATGCTTTTCGGCAGGAAGCGAAAAATTACCCAAAAAAGGAAGTGTCGATTTCGGAGCGAAAGAACCGCCCGTCGTTAATATTTCTCCGGAATTTACTAACTTCAAAACAATATTTGCCGACATCGCCGAAAAAGTTATTCCAACGGTCGTTTCAATAACATCGACCCAAATAGACACTATATATTATCGAAGCAATCCTTTTGACATGTTTGGATTCGGTTTTCCGTTTGACGATTCGCGCCAGCGCCAGCAGCCGCAGGCAAGAGAACGCCGTCAAAGCGGAGTTGGTTCCGGTGTTATAGTTTCCGGCGATGGTTACATTTTGACCAATTCTCACGTAGTCAACGGTGCAAACGAAATAAAAGTTAAACTTTATGACGATACCGAATATTCGGCGAAAATAATCGGCGTCGATACGCTCTCAGATGTCGCCGTCGTGAAAATATCTTCGGATATTAAAAATTTACCCGTCGCATATTTGGGTAATTCCGGTAAACTTCGTCCCGGCGATTGGGTTATGGCGATAGGAAATCCGTTTAACCTGTCTTCTACAGTCACCACTGGAATTGTTTCGGCGCTCGGACGTTATACGGAAACGCAGCAATATCAAAATTTCATTCAAACGGATGCGGCTATAAATCCCGGAAATTCCGGTGGAGCGCTTGTAAATATTGAAGGCGAACTTATTGGAATAAACACTATGATTTACACTCGTTCCGGCGGATATATGGGCATAGGTTTTGCGATTCCAATATCTATGGCAAAAGACATAATGGAACAGTTAATTTATACAGGCGAGGTAAAACGCGGTTGGCTTGGAGTGAGCATCGGAAATATTGACCAATCAATGAACGACGCTTTAGGACTTAAAGAAAAAGGCGTTTTGATAAACGAAGTTTTTGATAACGAACCGGCGCAGAAAGCGGGAATTGAATCGGGTGACGTCGTAGTTTCGCTTGACGGAAAGAAAACGCCGAACGCAAACGAGTTACGAAATATCGTCGCTACCCTAAGTTCAGGGAAAAAGTATCCGATTGAGATAATTCGCAACGGTAAAAAAATAACGCTCATGGTAACTCCAAGCGTTAGAGGAGAAAATCAAAATCTTGCTATCGGTGAAAAAGAAGAATCTACTACTGATAACAAAACGCTCGGAATATCGCTCAAAGAATCCGGTAAAGGCGCGGTTATCGTAGAAAGCGTCGATGAAAAAAAGTCCGCCGCTAAAAGCGGAATCCGTAGCGGCGACATTATTTTATCAATAAAAACTTCGCCGGACAAACCGTTTGTCGAAATAAACTCGGTGAAAGACTTTAACAAAGAAATTAAAGACATAAAAGGCGATTTTTTCGTACTTCGATTAAACCGCAACGGCGAGAAATTCTTTGTTTCAGTCAAAATTCAGAAGTAA